TGCTCATCGGCATCAGCGTCGTCGTGTTCGTCCAGGCCCTCGTCCGGCATGGCGCCACGCCCTTCGTGACGCGCCGGCAGATCGGGCCGGTCCTGAAGGTGCTCGCTCCTCTGACCGGCTTCATCGTGCTGACCGATCCTCCGGGCCCCTGGTCGGGGCTCGGCCTCTACGTTGCCGCCGCCGTGTATCTGGCCTTCTACATGCGCTGGGTCGGCCGCCACCGCTGGCTGACGGTCCTGGGCATCGCGGTGGTCGTCCCGGTGCTCGCCTTCGTCGTCTTCGAGCAGTGGTTCCTGGTCCCGATGCCCAAGGGTCCGCTCGAGGACTGGCTGGGGTACTGAGCAAGTGGGGCTCGACAACCTGCTCCTGGGCTTTCAGGTCGCCATCACGCCGTTCAACCTCTTCATCGCGGTGATCGGCGTGCTCCTGGGGACGATCATCGGTGTGCTCCCGGGCCTGGGCGGGGCCAACGGGGTGGCCATTCTGCTGCCCTTGACCTTCACCATGCCGCCGACCTCGGCCATCATCCTCCTGACGTGCATCTACTGGGGCGCGCTGTTCGGCGGCGCCATCACCTCGGTGCTTTTCAACATCCCGGGCGAGCCGTGGTCGGTGGCCACCACCTTCGACGGCTACCCGCTGGCCAAGCAGGGCCAGAGCGGGCAGGCCCTCACCACCGCCTTTACCTCGTCCTTCGTGGGGGCCTTCTTCTCGATCGTGCTGATCACGTTCTTCGCGCCTATCCTGGCCGAGGTGGCGCTCAAGTTCGGGCCGCCCGAGTTCTTCGCCATCCAGCTCCTCACGTTCTCCTCGTTCGTGGGCCTGGGCGGGGGCAACCCGCTGAAGTCGCTGGCCTCGATCCTGATCGGGTTCAGCCTGGCCTCGGTGGGGTTGGACATCGTCACCGGCCAGCTCCGGCTCACCTTCGGATTCGTCGACCTCATGAAGGGCTTCGACTTCATCGTGGCCGTGATCGGGCTGTTCGGGATCGGCGAGATCCTGCTGTCCGTGGAGGAGGGCCTGCGGTTTCAGGGTGCCCCGGCCCGGATGAACACCCGCGTCGTGTTCGACACCTGGAAGATCCTGCCCCGGTACTACCGGACGTTCGTACGGGGCTCGGTGATCGGCTTCTGGATGGGCTTCAAGCCAGGCGGAGCCACGCCGGCCTCGTTCATGAGCTACGCCTTCGCCAAGCGTTTCTCCAAGCACCCCGAGCGCTTCGGCAAGGGGGAGCTCGAGGGGATCGTGGCGCCGGAGACGGCGGCGCACGCGGCTGGTGTGGCGGCCATGCTGCCGATGATCACGCTGGGCATTCCCGGCTCACCGACGGCGGCGGTGATGCTGGGCGGGCTCATCATCTGGGGGCTGCAGCCGGGCCCGATGCTGTTCGTGGACAACCCCGAGTTCGTCTGGGGCCTGATCGCCAGCATGTACACTGGCAACGTCATCGGCGTGCTCATGGTCCTCACGCTGGTGCCGTTTTTCGCGGCCATCCTGAGAATCCCGTTCGCCATCCTGGCCCCGCTGATCGTCGTCATCTGCTCCATCGGGGCCTACGCCGTCCACAACAGCATGATCGACATCTGGTACATGCTGATCTTCGGCGTGGTGGGCTACGTCTTCAAGAAGCTCGACTATCCCCTGGCCCCGCTGGTGCTGGCCCTCGTGCTCGGCGACATGTCGGAAAACGCCCTCCGGCAGAGCCTGATCATGTCCCAGGGCTCGCTGACGATCTTCCTCACCCGGCCCATCACGGCCGTCATCACGGCCCTGGCCCTGTTCTTCTTCGCGCTGCCCGTCATCACCCCCTGGTGGCGGCGGCTGCGCGGACATGGGACGCTGCCCGCCGGCGCCGAGCCCACCGGGCGGGCCGCCTCGCGCGAGTCATGACCGCTTGGCCGCCCCGGTGATCTGCGGCGAGGAAGACTGAGACCGCATGGACCTGACGGCCTGGCTCGCCCTCGGCATCTTCGTGGCCGCCATCGTCACGGTCATCGGCGGCTGGATCGATCGAGCCCTGACCGCGCTCCTCGGCGTGGCCCTCATGGTCTGGGTGGGGGTGGTCACCGAGGATGAGGCGTTCCTGCTCGTGGACTGGAACGTCATGGCGATCCTCATCTCCATCTGGATCATCGCCGGGTACTTCGGGAAATCCGGGGTGCCCGAGTGGCTGGCCATTCAGGCCCTGCGACTGTCCGGCGGCCACGGCGGGCTCCTGGTGATGATCCTGTCGCTGCTGTCGGGCCTCGTCTCGATGGTGGTCGACAACGTGGTCGTCATCCTCATGTTCGCGCCGGTGGCGCTGCCCCTGGTCCGCCACCTGGGTCTGCCGCTGACGCCGGTGATCCTCATGATCGGCTTCAGTGCCAACTTCATGGGCTCGGCCATGCTGCTGGGCGACCTGCCGCCCCAGATGCTGCACAGCGTCTCGGGGGCGGAGTTCGTGGACTTCATCTGGCACCAGGGCTTGCCGTCCTCGTTCCCCATCCTGTTGGTCACGTTCCTGGCCACGCTGGGCGGCATGTACCTCTACGGCTTCCGGACGTACGGCGTCCGGACGCCGCAGGCCGCGGCGAGCGTGTCCGGGAACCCCCGTCCGGTCGGCGCCGGGACGGCCGCGAACGCGCTGGACGCCAGCGCCCGGATTCCCCATCTGCGGTTCGCCCTGACGGTGGTGGGGATGTTCGTGCTGACGATCGTCGCCATGGCCTTGCGGGAGCTCTTCGGCGTCAAGCTCGGCTTCATCGCCATGAGCGGCGCCGTGCTGACAGTGCTGGTGGTCGAGGTGCTCTTTCGCGGGCGTGAGCGGCCGGAGTTCGAGGCGATCCTGGCGGAGCTCGACTGGCGGGCGATCCTCTTCTACATCGGCCTCTTCGCCCTCGTCGGCGCGGTCGAGAAGACGGGCGTCCTCGAGCGGCTCGCCCACGTGCTCATCCCCATGTTCGTGGCCAACCTCGCCCTAGGCGCCACGCTGCTGTATTGGGTCACGGTGCCGATCGTCGGCATCGTCGAGCACGACGCGTACATCCTCACGTTCCTCTACACGATCCGCGATCTCGGGCAGCAGGGGGTGGATCCGTGGCCGCTCTGGTGGATGCTCCTCTGGGCCGGAACGCTGGGCTCGAATCTCACGGTGGCGGGGGCGCCGGCGCTGTACGTGGCGCTCAACATCTGCGAGCGGGAAGAGAAGATGACGATCTCGGTCGGCACCTTCCTCCGCTGGAGCGTGCCGTTCGTCGTGCTGTCCACGATCATCTGCTACGCGATCGGCATGGCGATCTGGGTCTTGCCGCGCGCATGAGCGCCGGCGTCGGGAGGTGAGCATGCGCGTTCTCGTCGCCACCGACGGCTCGAGCGGTGCCCGCGCCGCGGTGGACTGGCTCGCTCGGTCCTTCCCCGGCGCGGGCGCGACCGTCACCGTGGTGAGCGTGGTGGCCGGGCCCCCCGCGGTCGCCGGCGGGGAGGCCGAGCGGCTGCGCGCCGTGGCCACCAGCGTGGCCGAGCGCGCGGTCGGGGAGGCACGGGCGGCGCTGTCCGCGCGCTGGCCCGAGGCGGACGGGCGCGTGCTCGACGGCGACCCGCGCGAGGAGCTCGCGCGCCTCGCCGAGGCCGAGCGGGCCGACCTCCTCGTGGTGGGCGCGGCCGGGCTCGGCGGCGTCCGTCGCTTCCTGCTGGGCAGCGTCTCCCGCGCGATGGTGCGCCACGCGCCCTGCCCGGTGCTCGTCGTGAAGGGGAGCGCGGCCCGGACCGAGACGACGATCGTCGCGGTGGACGGCTCTTCGCACGCGCTGGAAGCGGTTCGCTACTTCGCCGCGCTGGGCCTCGAGCTCGCAGGCGGCGTGCTCGTGCTCGGGGTCGTCGAGCCGGTCCGATGGCCGAGGGCCAAGCCGGTCGCCTTGAGCG
Above is a window of Candidatus Methylomirabilota bacterium DNA encoding:
- a CDS encoding tripartite tricarboxylate transporter TctB family protein, whose amino-acid sequence is MRAADLITAAILAGLGGVVLYDAARLGFGWGIEGPRSGFFPFWLAVLLIGISVVVFVQALVRHGATPFVTRRQIGPVLKVLAPLTGFIVLTDPPGPWSGLGLYVAAAVYLAFYMRWVGRHRWLTVLGIAVVVPVLAFVVFEQWFLVPMPKGPLEDWLGY
- a CDS encoding tripartite tricarboxylate transporter permease, which produces MGLDNLLLGFQVAITPFNLFIAVIGVLLGTIIGVLPGLGGANGVAILLPLTFTMPPTSAIILLTCIYWGALFGGAITSVLFNIPGEPWSVATTFDGYPLAKQGQSGQALTTAFTSSFVGAFFSIVLITFFAPILAEVALKFGPPEFFAIQLLTFSSFVGLGGGNPLKSLASILIGFSLASVGLDIVTGQLRLTFGFVDLMKGFDFIVAVIGLFGIGEILLSVEEGLRFQGAPARMNTRVVFDTWKILPRYYRTFVRGSVIGFWMGFKPGGATPASFMSYAFAKRFSKHPERFGKGELEGIVAPETAAHAAGVAAMLPMITLGIPGSPTAAVMLGGLIIWGLQPGPMLFVDNPEFVWGLIASMYTGNVIGVLMVLTLVPFFAAILRIPFAILAPLIVVICSIGAYAVHNSMIDIWYMLIFGVVGYVFKKLDYPLAPLVLALVLGDMSENALRQSLIMSQGSLTIFLTRPITAVITALALFFFALPVITPWWRRLRGHGTLPAGAEPTGRAASRES
- a CDS encoding SLC13 family permease, with product MDLTAWLALGIFVAAIVTVIGGWIDRALTALLGVALMVWVGVVTEDEAFLLVDWNVMAILISIWIIAGYFGKSGVPEWLAIQALRLSGGHGGLLVMILSLLSGLVSMVVDNVVVILMFAPVALPLVRHLGLPLTPVILMIGFSANFMGSAMLLGDLPPQMLHSVSGAEFVDFIWHQGLPSSFPILLVTFLATLGGMYLYGFRTYGVRTPQAAASVSGNPRPVGAGTAANALDASARIPHLRFALTVVGMFVLTIVAMALRELFGVKLGFIAMSGAVLTVLVVEVLFRGRERPEFEAILAELDWRAILFYIGLFALVGAVEKTGVLERLAHVLIPMFVANLALGATLLYWVTVPIVGIVEHDAYILTFLYTIRDLGQQGVDPWPLWWMLLWAGTLGSNLTVAGAPALYVALNICEREEKMTISVGTFLRWSVPFVVLSTIICYAIGMAIWVLPRA
- a CDS encoding universal stress protein, producing the protein MRVLVATDGSSGARAAVDWLARSFPGAGATVTVVSVVAGPPAVAGGEAERLRAVATSVAERAVGEARAALSARWPEADGRVLDGDPREELARLAEAERADLLVVGAAGLGGVRRFLLGSVSRAMVRHAPCPVLVVKGSAARTETTIVAVDGSSHALEAVRYFAALGLELAGGVLVLGVVEPVRWPRAKPVALSAQVRQAARELGERRRSEMQEAVAQAAAELRERATPVETVLSEGRPAQKIVETARKRGAGLVVVGARGVGTMMRLVLGSVSEAVLNDAPCPVLVVRAKRATTGGVP